In Xanthomonas fragariae, the genomic window CGGACGTGCTGCATTACGTGCCCACGCCCGAGTTCAATCAGGGCCTGCCTGGATTGGCGGAGATGTGCGCAGGCGTGGCGTTTCTGGAAGCCTTTGCGCAGGAAGACGCCTTCGAAGGCGACCACGATGGTTTTCAGGCGCGGCCGGCGCGCTGGTATCGGCGCCGCTTTGCCAGTGTGGGGTTCGCTGCACTCGGCTCGCACTGCTGGCTATCGCCGCAGCTGGCCGCAGCGGCGTCGGCGTCGGCGTTGGAGCGCGGCTAGCATAGGGCCGCGGCGCACATACGCTAACAAGCTATTTGCGAGTGGTGCCGGTACGCAATAGAAAGACCTACCCAGCGAAGGATGCATTGCTAGCTTCCCTTTGGTAAGTACGCGCATTGACGTAACTGTTCGTACACAAATGTCGGCGCCACCAAATCGAACTCTTTCGTGGTGGGAATGAGCGTAGATGGCTCCGATGACCGCGCCAAAAAAGCATCCTTACCCCTTGGCGCGTGAAAAATCCTGTGTACATCCCAGGTAGGCTCGTACCAAATTTACGCAAAGGAAACCGTATCGCGTGGCATTCACTGTTTCTTCCCAGCGGATGGCGCCCATCGGTACGCTTACGACGTCCGACCACCAACGCATCTGCAACCACACTGACACGCACACTCCAAACTTGCCAAACGAAGTAACCGGATACTCCAAAGTTAATCAGTCGTCCCTGAAAAATCCCCGTCAAGCGCCAAGTGCCGTCGGTGACAGCGGCACGGCACTCAAGGATGACCATCCCATCGCCCGCATCCAGGCACGCAAAAACGCGATCCAGCGCAGCAGCCAGCGCAGGTTGTAGCCGGCCGCGCAGCCGAGCACGTGCAGCGCATCGCCTTGGGCACCTTTCAGCCTGCAGCGACGCAACCTGCAGTCGTCTTTCAGATGTCCGATCACCGGCTCCACCGCCTGCCGTCGCTTGATCCAGCGCCATTGCCGTCGCGTCAGCGTCTTGGCCTTGCCGCGATGCAGGACCTGCACGCCATCGACTTCGCGCCCGCGATCGCCCAGGTCCACGATCGCCACCGTCGGTTCTACGCTCACATCCTGCAGCAACCCGCGTGTCTGCTCCAGCTGCTCGGCCAAGGTATCGCCGTCGTACGGGTTGCCCGGGAAGCTGCGCGCACCCACGACCAATCCCTTGCAGGCGGTGACTGCAATGCCGACCTTGACGCCGAATTCGTACGCTTGACGCGCCTTGCCCTTGCCGATGCATTCCACTTCCGGGGCATGCAATGCGTACAGTTTTTGTTTGTCCTTCGGACGCTGCGTGTACAGCCGTTGCGCACGTTCCAGCCAGACAGCGATGCGCTCGCGCACGCCGGTGTTTACCTGATCGAGTTTGCGTTGGATGTCGCGCAACACCCGCCCCAATACCGTGCGTTGACGTCGCAGGACGCGCTGCATCCGCTTGAACTGGCGCGCATGCGCATACCGAACTGCCTTGCGGCTCAGGGCCGGGCCTTGCCGCGCGTAGCTCTGCCGCAATCCGATGCCGTGCCGCTTGGCCAGTAACACCAGCTTCTTGCGTGCCACCTCCAGCAAACGGCTGTCGGTCGGATAGGCGATCGCCTTCTCTTGCACCGTGGTGCCCACGATCACCCGCGACAACTCGCGTGCGTCCACCGCCTGCATCGCATGCGCGGCGTTGATGGTGTGCGCCAGCAGCTCTTCCATCCCGGCCTCACCCAGGCGCTGCCGCCAGCGCGTCAGCGAGCTGGCATCGCACGGCAAACGCGTCTGGAACACGACCTCGCCAGTGAAGAACTGCCAGTACGGATTCTCCAGCCAACGCTCGCACACCGTTTCATCGGACAGGTCGTAGGCGTGTTTGAGGTAGAGCAAACCGGCAATCAGCCGCACCGGCAATGCCGGCCGACCGCCACCGGCCTGGGTGGCCGGCAAGCGCGATGAAAGTGCTTGCTCCAACGCCGTCCACGGCATCTGTTGGCTCAGCCGCGCCAGCGGATGACGCAGGTTCTCCAGCCGCGAACGAAACAACTCGTCGGCAGGCATGTGCTCGGCAGCAGGACGGCGTGTACGCATGACTGAAAATTGCAAGAAACCAGCCTTCAGCGTAGCGAACACCGGTAGTTTTGGCACGCCGGTGCAGACATCAAGGCCTTGCGGTCGTTGGGTGGTTGGGGTTTTTCAGGGGCGACTAATCAGGACGACGGCTACTAAAGCCACTTTCTTAACTGTCGTGGGTCCCTTGCCGCTCAATGACATGATTACAACGAGAATGAGCACCAAGAGGCATGGGCCGAGAATTGAAAGATAGGTCTTCCTGATTAGCCCTGACCGACGTCCCCCCGATTTTGAGTAGCGCCTCAGTTTGGAGTCCAATTCCCTACCCCGAGGAGATTGGACGTGAAGAAGCGCTTTACCGAAGAGCAGATCATTGGCTTCCTGCGCGAAGCCGAAGCAGGCGTGGCGATCAAAGACCTGTGCCGGCGCCATGGCTTCAGTGAGGCCTCGTACTGCCTGTGGCGCAGCAAGTTCGGCGGAATGAGCGTGCCCGATGCCAAGCGACTCAAGGACCTTGAGTCCGAAAACGCGCGGCTGAAGAAGTTGTTGGCCGAGCAGCTGTTCGAAAACGACCTGATCAAGGATGCACTGCGAAAAAAGTGGTGAGCGCACCGGCGCGTCGTGCGCTGGTGCGCGAGTGGATCGGGTGCGGTGCCAGCGAGCGTCGCGCCTTGGCGGCGATCGGCATGAGCGCCAGTGCGCTGCGCTATCGCCCGTGCGAAGACCGCAACGTTGAGCTACGCGAGCGCATTCTTGCGCTGGCGCATCGCCATCGCCGCTATGGCGTGGGGATGATCTATCTCAAACTTCGTCAGGAAGGACGCGTCGTGAACTACAAGCGTGTGGAGCGGTTGTACCGCGAACAGCAGTTGCAGGTCCGGCGCCGCAGGCGCAAGAAGGTGCCGGTGGGCGAGCGCCAACCATTGTTGCGGCCATTGCAGGCCAACCAGGTGTGGTCGATGGACTTCGTGTTCGACCGCACTGTGGAAGGTCGGGTGATCAAGTGTCTGGTGATCGTGGACGACGCAACCCACGAAGCGGTCGCCATCGACGTGGAGCGCGCGATCTCGGGACACGGCGTTGCGCGCGTGCTGGACCGACTGGCACACAGCCGTGGCCTGCCGCAGGTGATCCGCACCGAGCGCGAAGCCTGCCCTCGGGGCACAACAGCAAGGAGTTTTGCGGCAGGGCGATGGTCGCCTGGGCGCACGCCCGTGGTGTGCAGCTACGGCTCATCCAGCCGGGCAAACCGAACCAGAACGCCTACGTCGAATCGTTCAACGGCCGACTACGCGACGAATGCCTCAACGAACACTGGTTCCCGACGTTGCTGCATGCACGCACCGAGATCGAACGTTGGCGACGTGAATACAACGAGGACCGACCCAAAAAAGCAATCGGCAGCATGACGCCGGCCGCTTATGCCCAACATCTGGCAAACACCGATATCATCAGGCCCGGACTCTAAACCCGGCCGCTACTCAGGGCGGGGGGACGTCGCTATTGGCACGCAGCAGGCTCGAATTTTAGAGGTCTGTTGCGTTGTTCAGACCTTGCCTAATCCGATCCCGACCTTTCCGTTGGAAGTCCCAGTGCAAACGGTTGACACACGCGAGCCCACCGCCAGTCTCAAATCCGCCGGTCATCCTCTGGTCGATCAGTATTTAGCCGCCTTGAAAGCCGGTGACGAACAGGGTGCACGGACGGCGGCGATGGCGTTCGCAATTCCCGAGCGCTGGCAGCAGACCGTTGCCGATGCGGAGCAACGGATTCTGGCGAAGCAGCAGCAATTGCCGGGCCGGGATAATCCGCTTTTCGAGCAGGCACTAACGCATCTGGAACGGCTGGGGCCGCAAGCCGGTGGGTATCTTGATCGTGTGCAGATGGAAGGCGTCGCCCTATCAGGCCAAGCTGCAACACCTGCCCAGCATCGATGCGCTGACACCAGTCCGGGATGGTCAGAGCTTGCTGGCAATCTCGAACAACCCGTCACTGATAGACCGCGCGCTCATCGATAAAACCCAAGCCGCGGCGCAACCGCTCGCTCAGAGTTTGCAGCAGCTGACGGCGGAAACGCAGCGGCAACAGGATCAGGCGTTGCTCCAAGCCCAGCAGCGGCAGGTGGAGACGCAGCAGCAGGGTTTCTCGCGATAATGCAGTCGCCGCACGGGAAACGAGATGAACGACGACACACACAATGTCCTCGCACAGATGACACTGGCCATTGGGCGGCTGGATACCTGGATGTCGAACTTGCAGGAGCAGACCAAAAATGCTCAGGCACAAATGCAAGCGACCAGGGAGAAAGAGGAGGCCAAGTTCAAGCAAGCGATGGTGGCGCAATTCCAAGATCAGCAGCAGCGGTTGGAGGCGGCGCTGCGTCCCGAGGTGGCCTGGGCCTGGAAGATCATTGCCGCGCTGGCGGGCTTTTCCGTTCTTTTGCTGGTGGGCTCGTGGCTGCTATTGAGTCAAGCCGACGCACGGCTGCGAGCCGCGCAGGCGCGTGCCGACACTATCGAAGTGAAGGCAGAAGTGCTGGAAGCATCCAAGCATATCGAAATCACTTCCTGTGGCGGCCGGCCGTGCATCAGGATCGACCGAGACACGCCTACCTGGAAGAGCAAGGGTAGCGAGTACATCCTGGTCGATACCCAGCCCGGTAAAGAAACGCGAAAGCGACCGTAAGCCACAGCTTCATAGATCAAAAATAAACAGCGTGCAGCACGATCACGTCCAGCCACTCAACATTCTTCGGCAATAGTGTCGCGCATCTGCGGTGCGTGGTTCAGAGGTTTCTTAGCATCCCATGCAGATACCGCGATGACATCCCGCGGGGCTTCATGACTCACACCGACTCCAGCACCCAACACCCAACACCCAAACGCTGGCCCGGCCGAATAGCCGGTCTCCGGTTCGATGCGGATCTGCAAGGTGACGCGGCCGGCTACTGCTGCAGGCAACGCGTAGTCGATGTCGACGAAGTCCAGGCCGCGGTTGCCGTCCAGGTGTTCGTTAGCGACCAGTTCGCCGTCGGCGAGGATGCGGAAGCGGCGGCGGGTTTCATCGCCCCAGTAGCGCAGGCGCAGGACGCGGGCCTGCGCGGTGTTGCGCAGAGTGAAGGCGATGAAGCCGCCGGTGCGGGCGTCGCGGCCGGCCCGGCGGCGGTAGCTCAGCGAATAAGAGCTTTCGCTCTGCAGCGCGTGTGCTTTCTCTGATGTTTCATCGCCCAGGGCGATGCGATCCAGGGCGCGCGCGTCGAGTACCTGTTGTTTGGCTTCCGCTGCAGCCTGCTCAGCCTGACGTTGCTGCCATTGGGCGGCGTCGCGATGCTCCAGGTAGACCGCGCTGCGGCGGTCGAATTGGGCGTAGAACGGCGAGAACCGCCAGTGCTGTGCGCCGTCGCTGTAATCAAACACTGGTTTACCAGGCACCGGCTGCAGACGTTGCAACACGTCCTCGCCACCGATCAATGCCGGGGTCTTGCCAGACCAGGGCTTGGCTGCATCGCCAAGATCGGCCGCCAATACCAACGGTCCGCGTAGCACCGACACCCAGGCCGGATCGTCTGGTGCAGCTTCCAGGCGCAGCGGCATGTCGAACGAGACTCTCAGGGTATCGCCAGCCTTCCACGCGCGTGTGAGGCGGAGGTAGCCGTCTGTGATGGCCGTGTCGACCGGCTGCCCATTGAGCTGCAGCATAGGCGACTGCGCCCAGCCCGGCACGCGCAGTGCGAGCGTGCGATGCTCTGCCGGCGCCGCATCGATACGCAGCGATGCGCTGCCCTGCTCCGGCATCGCGCTGTGCAAGGTCATATCCAGCCCGGCAGCGTCGCGCACGGTGGAAGGCACGTACAGGTTGACGTAAACGCCCTGCCCGTCCTGCCAGTAGATGGAATCGCCAAACTGCGCATGCGCTTCCATGCCGCTGCCGACGCAGCACCAGAAATCGTGAAACGGCGACGACCAGCTGCGCGCTTCGCCGGCCAGCATCGGTGTCATGTAGGTGAACATGCCGGTGCGGGGATGCTGCTGCGCCATCACGTGATTGAGCAGCGTGCGTTCGTAGTAATCGAATAGCGCGGCCTGCGGCCCCCACTGGTACAGATGGCGGGTGAGCTTGAGCATGTTGTAGCTGGCGCAATGCTCGCACGTCTGCTCGGTGAGAAAACGCGCGATGCTGTCCGGCTGCTGGAAATATTCGCGGTCGCCGTTGCCGCCGATCACGTAAGTATGGTGTTCGGTGACGGTATGCCAGAAGAAGCGCGCGGCCGCGCCCGATGCGGCATCGCCGGTGACCTCATACTCGCGCGCCAAGCCGATCAGCTTGGGGATGTTGGTGTTGGAATGCTGGTGCACCAGTTCGTCGCGCTGGGCGATCAACGGGTCGAGCACGGCGTGATGGTGCAGGCGCTGCGCCAGTGCCAACCATTGCGCGTCGCCGGTGCGTACGTGCAGCTCGACGAACGATTCGTTGAGGCCACCGAACTCGCACGCCAGCACCTGCTGCAATTGTGTGTCGTCGAGCGCGGCAAAGATGCCTTGCAGATATCCCGCCAAATCCGTCGCAACGTGTAGCGCCTGCGCGTTGTCGCAGTGCGCATGCACATCGAGCAGGCCGGCGAACAGCTTGTGCCAGGTGTAGAGCGGTGCCCAGCTGCCGTTGAGATAGAAAGGCGCCGAGTCGATCTTGCCGCGTTTGAGTTCGTCAAAGACGGCGCGGCCGCTTTCGATCTTACCTGCCGCGTTTTTGCGGGTGAATCCGGCCACATACCCATCGCCGGCATGCGCCTGGCAGCGTGCGAGTTCTGCAATCAGGTAACTGGCACGCGTGCGGCATTGCGCATCGCCAGTCTGCGCATACATCAAAGCCAATGCACTGAGATAGTGACCGAGCGTGTGCCCGGCGATAGTATCCGCTTCCCACCCGCCGTAAGCCGGCGCCTTGGGATCGAGGCCCGCATACAACGCGAAGTTGTGCAGCAGACGGTCAGGCTGCAGCCGCATCAAATAGCGCCGATTGGTGTGCAGCGCATCCAGAAACAGCGACGGCGTCAGCCTGACCTGGGCCAACGACACGGCGCGCACGCTACCCGGTTGTGCAGCGCTGGCCTGGGCCGGAAAGCGCAGGAAACCTGCAGCAACAGCCAGGCCGCTCCAGGCCAGAAAGCGCCGCCGTGATAGCGTTGGTGCGTGGTTGCAGGTCAACTCGGTTTCGTGCGCGTCCGTCATGGGCTCAGCTTAGCTCCGGGCAGCGCGCACAGACTGCGCGCGCTGTTGCAACAGTGCAGAGCAGTCGCATTGGCAACGACTGCATTGGCGTGGACGCTGCGCGCCCAGTCGAATCTGGCCGCGCAGCACAGCGATACAACACAGCGATCAGAACGTCACTGTTGCGCGCAACCAATAGAACCGGCCAAGCAGGTCGTAGGTGGACACATCGGTGTTGGCGTTGCCGACGTTGTTGGAGTAATACAGCGGCGGTTGTTTGTTGGTAATGTTGTCCACGCCCACTTCAAAACGCGTGTGCCACGGCTCAACGTTGTAGCCGAGCTGCAGATTGTTGTAGACGTAGGCGCCAATGTTGCGCACTACCGTCGGCTCGCTGGAATCGGCCGACAGGCTCTGGTCCGGATCCGAATTGCCGATAGCGGTATGTCCCACATAGCGGATGCGCCAGGTGGCGCTCCAGTCGCCCAACGCCCAGTTCACTGTGCCCAGCGCACGCCAACGCGGGAAGTTGCCGTACGCCTGCGTGTAGCGGCCGACATTGTGGATGGTGACCGAGTTCGGGTCCGTGGTATCTGGCAGCACGTCATAGCGTGTCAGATAGGTGCCGTTGAGGCTCGCGGTCACGTTGCCCCACGGCGTGGACGGCAAGCGGTAGGTCAGATTGAAGTCGATGCCCTTGGCCCACAGCTTGCCCAGGTTGACGGTGGGCTCGGCGATGTAATTGATGGTGCCGTTGCCATTGCGATGGATCAGCGCGCAGAACGCGCTGGCCGAGTTTGCGAAGCACTGATTGAGCACGGTCTGCGCCGACACCGTGGTAATGGTGTCTTCCAGATCGATGCGCCACCAGTCCGCACTCAGCGACAGGCCATCGATCCAGTGCGGGTCGTAAACCAGTCCCACGTCGTACGACTTGCCGGTTTCCGGCTTGAGTTGATAGCCCGCCACTGCCGCGCCGGACACCTTGCCCGACACCTGGCCGTCGGACTGCCTATAGCTGCCGTCGGTCGGTACGTTGGCGCAGGCAACGCGATTGCCGCCGGTATTGGCGTTGCATGGGTCGTTGACGGTCGCCGCATCGCCGGCAACACCAGCATACAACTCGTTGATGTTAGGCGCGCGGAATACCTGCGAGACCGTGCCGCGCAGTAACAAATTCTCGATCGGGCGGTACTCCAGCGACAGCTTGCTGTTAATCTTGCTGCCCACCGAGCTGTAGTCGGAAAAACGCGTGCCCACGGTGACGTTCAAGGCGTTGATGCCTGGTAGATCCTTGAGCAAGGGAAACAAGGCTTCGGCATAGGCTTCCTTGACATCGAAACTGCCACTCAAGGCGGATGAGCAGAATTCGATCACGCCGCACAGGCCGTTTTCATCGCCGGCCCATAGCTGGTCGGATGCGGTGGTGGAGCGTTCTTTACGATACGAAATACCCGCCGCCAGGCTAGCCGCACCGGCCGGCAATTCAAACAACGTGCCGTTGGCGTTGGCTTCGAATTGCTTGACGGTATACACGCTGGTCACGATTGGGTTGACCACCATGCCCTGCAAGGTTGACAGGTTGCTGCTATCGTTGAGGTTGAAGAAATTCAGCGGTGTGCAACCGGCAACCGCCGCGCCCGCACTGCCGCACTTGACCACGCCATCGCTGTCAAGGAACGAGGGACCGGTCGCCTGATTGAACGCGGCATAGTCGAGAAAGCCGTTGTTGATCGACTTCTGTTTGACCTTGCCGTAGTTGAAGTTGGCGTCCCACTGCCAGGAACTGTCGCCGAATCGACCGCGCACTCCGGGGCTGATCTGAAAGTTGTAGGTGGCGTATTGATAAGTGCGATTGCCAAGCACGGTGGCGCGCGTATTGAGGTCGTTGTAGGACGTGCCGGTGGTGCGGTCGGTGCCGAAGTCGACGCCGAATGGATTGTAGTAACTCTGCGCCGAGACCAGGATGTTGTCGCCGTTGGAGAAGATCGGACTCGGCGCGATGATCGAGGCGGATTCGGTTTTACTGAACCACGTGTTGAGGTAACCCTCCACGCTGTCGTTGAAGCGATACGTGCCCAGCACAAAGGCATTGGTGCGTTTTTGCGGGGTCTGCAGCAGGTTGAACGGCTGGTAATTGTAGGCATCAGCACTGGCGTTGTAGCAGTGGAAATCACCCTGGTCGGCACGCCCACTGACGCCACTATTGAGGCTGACGCGCCCGCAGCCATTGGACTGCGCAAGCTGCCTAGACTGGTCGGAGCCATCGTTGAAGTTGACTGCGCCGGTGGGCGTGGCCGAGGAACCCTGTTTCACCGGCTGGCCATCGGTCAGCGCCAGCGCGTCTTTGGAATAGTCGCGCGCCGCTGCCGCTACCGGGTCGATGTTGTGATGTGACAGGCCACCGATCAGGCTCCCGTGCTCCCAGGTCTTGCCGGAGGTCATGGTGAAGTTGCGTCGGTTGCCGTCGCCTTCGCTACTGGTACCGAAGTCGCTACTGAACTGCACGCCGTCCAAGTGCGTGCGCAGGATGAAGTTGACCACGCCGCCGATCGCATCGGAGCCGTACACCGCAGAAGCGCCATCGCTCAGCACCTCGATGCGCTCGATCATGCTGGACGGAATCGCGTTGACGTCGTTGTAGGCGAGCCGGATGCCGTTGACCAGCACCAACGTGCGTTTTTCGCCCAGCCCGCGCAGTGAAATCGCCGAGGCACCGGTGCCGCCGCCGTTATTGGTGTACGGGTTGGTGGCGTTACCGGCGATGGATGGCAGTTCCTGCAGCAGATCGCCGACCGTGGCCTTGCCGGTCGCGGCAATCTGCTCCTGGCTGACGGTGACGACCGGGTTGGCGGTTTCTGTATCCACACGGCGCAAGCGCGAGCCAGTGACGACTACATTATTCAGCGTTTGCGTCGCATCGCCGCTTTGGGTCGCCTGCTGCGCAGACACGGGCGCGGCCGCAGCTGCAGACAGCGCCAACAGGAGCGCGGTGGTGAGCATGCTCGGCACCGGGCGCGTGGTCACCTCAGTGGTCCGGGAGAAAGGCAACAGCAACATCGGCATTCAGGGCTCCTGATTTGTATGGCAGACAAACGATAGGCAACGCACGCCCGTGCCGGCGTACGCCAGCGCAGGTCAAGATGGATGGCAGACGCGCACGCAACGACACCTCTCGCCACGGCCATGCTGTAGCTACGCAGACAACTTGCGACGCACGTTGTCAGAACGGATGTTGGTTTCGCACTGGAGTCGCATATACGCTCCAATTTCATCAGTCGGTCACAATGTGCCTGTGCGCACGCGCCACGTCTTGTCGCATTTGTCGACAGCGCATGCGGAAAACAGCATGGTTCGCAAGTGAACGAGCGTACGCCGATGCCTTGCCTCGCGATCCAGTCCGCAATCAGGCGCGCTGCTACGTGGTGATTGCAGGTTGCATAGACCCCGCCATCGATGTCGTACCAAGGATAGTGCGCGGCGGCGGCCTTGTGCCAGGCGCGATGCGATCCGGCAGGCCGGCGTCCTTGAGGTTGCGCCAGGCGACATCGTGGAAGGCGCGCGAGCGATTGCTGGTCCCCATGCCATCGATCGACGCGACCGCAAACCACAGCCCGCTCAGCAACGGCGTCGCGATGGTGAAACTCTTCGGTATACGCGAGCCTTGTGGGCCCACGTAGATATTTTCGATCACACGATAGCGCTGCTGCAAACCAAACCGCCATCGGGGAACCGCAGTGTACGCGTGGTACATGCCGATACCCGGTACCGACCGCGCCCGCCTGACGGCTACGCAGTCGTTTTGTTAGCCACTCCAAGCCACATCGCAGCGCGTGCTGTCGGCAGCACTAGCGGCCGGCAAACATTGCGGCTGCGGCGCCAGCATTTCCCATTCCTGCACTGCGAGCCCGGCGTAATGCGTTCCGGCGCCGGAGGCATTTAGCACCACGCGTACGCAGCGCGTTATCACCGGCGCGAACGACACCGCCTCATAACGATCGGTGCGTGTGCCGTAGCTGTCGGTCGGCTGCGCCGGATGCCACTGCCTGCCTTGCCGATACTCCAGATGCCAGCGCGCAGGCGGCGCCACGCCAGTGTCAGCACCGGCCGGCTGATCGGCCCAGAGCACGATGCGGGTACGGTCCAGGGTCACCGGCTGCGCCCAGCTATATTGAATCCACTTCTGCGGTGGATTGTCCGGCGTCCAGCTTCCCCACATTTGCGGCGGCAGCGGATTGGCTTTGACGATGCCGTCGTTGAGCGCGGCCATCCAATACTGCACCGGAATCTCCGGGCCATTGGAGGCGGTGACGTAGGCGGCAGCGGCCTGATTGCGTTGCGGTGGTGTAGGCGGCTGCACGCGCCGGGTGGGTGCGACGGTGCGAATGCGCGCCGGTTGCGTGCTGTCTTCCCACTCCAGGCGATCGATCGCCACGCTGCGGCGGAAATGCCCGCCGCCCTGCGCATCGGCGGTGTGGTAAACCAGATACCACTGCGTGTTGAAGCCCACGATGCCCGGATGCGAGATGGTCGAGGACACCGGCGGCAGCACGACGCCGCGACAGGTCCACGGGCCGAGCGGCGTCGATGCGCACGCATAGGCGATACACACGTGGTAGAGCGTGGGCGTGCATGCGGAAGTGCTGCCGGCGTTGTTGGCCGCATATGCCAGGTAATAGGTGCCGTTGCGCTTGAATAGCCAGGGCGCTTCGAAATAGCCGTCGAGCGTGTCCACCCGCACCAGCACGCCCTTGAAGCTGACCATATCGCGACAACGCACCGAACGTGCCCCATTACAGATACACGCGCCCGTCGTCGTCCACCAATACGGTCGGGTCGATGTTCTGGATATCGTTGCTGCCGGACACCGACTGCGACACCACCGGCCCTTGCGGATGGGCATCGGTCCACGGGCCGAGCGGGCTGTCGGAAACCGCCACGCCAATGGCGAATCAAGGCAGGGCTATTTCCAATCGTCGATCTCCTCGCAGCCCGGCGGCGCATTCACGCCGCTGAAGGCCGCCTGCGCAGACGCCTGCAGTTGGTGCTGATCGACCTGTGAGGCGCTCTCAAGCTGCAGCGCAAAGCTTTCCTTGTACAGGTCGTGGAATTCCTCCTTGAGCTTGAAGGTGTCCGGCGTGTGGAACTGGATCTCCCACAGCGCGCCTTCCGGGCTGCGCAGCGTGACGTTGACTGCCTTGAATGCCTGCCTATGCCGCGTGAACAGGTTGAGCAGCTTGACGCGCACATGGCCTTGATTGTCCAGTGAGGCCAGCACGCCGCGCAGGCCGACGGTGAAGTGCTGCGGCTCCAATACCACGCTGTAGCGCAGCGCGTCGTTGATGCAAGCGGCCGCTTCTTCCAGGGTCTTGTGTTTCAAAGCAATCTGCTGTCTGAATTTTTCCGCCAGCGAGCCGGGCGATTTGAATTTATGGCCCATTCCCTCCAGGTGCCCACCATGGAGCTTGGCGGCGCCGATCAGCATTTTGGTGATTACGGGCTCCATCTCGCCGGCGCGTGTCCGCAGGGCCTCGGCCGCACGCACGATGTCCTCGTGCTGCACGGCGCGCAGGCGCTCGGCCGGCGGGGGCGGCGGGTCGATCAGGCCTGCCTGCTGCAGCGAGTGCAGCGCGTCTTGCATGACGCCCGCCGCCATCGTCGGCATGTTCTGCAGCAGCACCTTGGTCTGCTCGGCGTCGAAGCGGCCCTCGTGCATGGCCCGGGCAGTCGTCTTGCCGTAGGGCACGCTGCGTACCCGCTCGGCGAACGCTCGCTCGGAGCGTTCGCAAGACTCCACGATCTTGGCGAACAGCGCTGTGCCGGTGTCGGATTTCAGCGCATCGGTGCCCACCTTGATGGCGATGGTGAAGAGGTTGCGCATGCTCAGTTCCGGCTCGTTGGGGATGAACCCCGGTTGCCCCTCCGGGAACTGTGCGTGCGATAACAGGCACACCGGGTAGTTGTCGAGGATGGCGCGCAGACGTGCGTCGGCATCAGGCGCAGCCATGTAGGCCCGGGCGAGCGTTGGGAACGCCTCAGCCAGCGCGTCGGGCAGGCGCGGCGTCTCGGCTGAAGCCGGCGCGTCGGGCAGGCCTGGCGCCTCGGCTGAAGCCAGTGCGTCGGGCAAGCCTGGCGCCTCGGCTGAGCGAGCCGTTGCCAGTTCGAGCTCAAGCAGCTGCGCGTGCAGCAGTTCGGCCACTTCACGCGCCTCGGGCATGTGGGCGCGGCTGATCGCTTCGTGCGCCTGGGCGCGCAGTTGCGCCAACAACACCTCGCGATCTGTGGTCTCGCCGTCGAGTACCTGGCGCAAGCCGTTGCGCAGGTCGCGCTCGATGCCGTCGTACGTACCGAACATCATCTTGCGCGCCAT contains:
- a CDS encoding IS5 family transposase, whose amino-acid sequence is MRTRRPAAEHMPADELFRSRLENLRHPLARLSQQMPWTALEQALSSRLPATQAGGGRPALPVRLIAGLLYLKHAYDLSDETVCERWLENPYWQFFTGEVVFQTRLPCDASSLTRWRQRLGEAGMEELLAHTINAAHAMQAVDARELSRVIVGTTVQEKAIAYPTDSRLLEVARKKLVLLAKRHGIGLRQSYARQGPALSRKAVRYAHARQFKRMQRVLRRQRTVLGRVLRDIQRKLDQVNTGVRERIAVWLERAQRLYTQRPKDKQKLYALHAPEVECIGKGKARQAYEFGVKVGIAVTACKGLVVGARSFPGNPYDGDTLAEQLEQTRGLLQDVSVEPTVAIVDLGDRGREVDGVQVLHRGKAKTLTRRQWRWIKRRQAVEPVIGHLKDDCRLRRCRLKGAQGDALHVLGCAAGYNLRWLLRWIAFLRAWMRAMGWSSLSAVPLSPTALGA
- a CDS encoding TonB-dependent receptor, producing MPMLLLPFSRTTEVTTRPVPSMLTTALLLALSAAAAAPVSAQQATQSGDATQTLNNVVVTGSRLRRVDTETANPVVTVSQEQIAATGKATVGDLLQELPSIAGNATNPYTNNGGGTGASAISLRGLGEKRTLVLVNGIRLAYNDVNAIPSSMIERIEVLSDGASAVYGSDAIGGVVNFILRTHLDGVQFSSDFGTSSEGDGNRRNFTMTSGKTWEHGSLIGGLSHHNIDPVAAAARDYSKDALALTDGQPVKQGSSATPTGAVNFNDGSDQSRQLAQSNGCGRVSLNSGVSGRADQGDFHCYNASADAYNYQPFNLLQTPQKRTNAFVLGTYRFNDSVEGYLNTWFSKTESASIIAPSPIFSNGDNILVSAQSYYNPFGVDFGTDRTTGTSYNDLNTRATVLGNRTYQYATYNFQISPGVRGRFGDSSWQWDANFNYGKVKQKSINNGFLDYAAFNQATGPSFLDSDGVVKCGSAGAAVAGCTPLNFFNLNDSSNLSTLQGMVVNPIVTSVYTVKQFEANANGTLFELPAGAASLAAGISYRKERSTTASDQLWAGDENGLCGVIEFCSSALSGSFDVKEAYAEALFPLLKDLPGINALNVTVGTRFSDYSSVGSKINSKLSLEYRPIENLLLRGTVSQVFRAPNINELYAGVAGDAATVNDPCNANTGGNRVACANVPTDGSYRQSDGQVSGKVSGAAVAGYQLKPETGKSYDVGLVYDPHWIDGLSLSADWWRIDLEDTITTVSAQTVLNQCFANSASAFCALIHRNGNGTINYIAEPTVNLGKLWAKGIDFNLTYRLPSTPWGNVTASLNGTYLTRYDVLPDTTDPNSVTIHNVGRYTQAYGNFPRWRALGTVNWALGDWSATWRIRYVGHTAIGNSDPDQSLSADSSEPTVVRNIGAYVYNNLQLGYNVEPWHTRFEVGVDNITNKQPPLYYSNNVGNANTDVSTYDLLGRFYWLRATVTF